In a single window of the Gossypium hirsutum isolate 1008001.06 chromosome D02, Gossypium_hirsutum_v2.1, whole genome shotgun sequence genome:
- the LOC121214626 gene encoding selenoprotein K: MAYVERGVVKSKRSIWRLRTIIDFFWAIINFIGVFFSTMFSMEKSDAYRKSSGSSKKWDGGPGGPGSGPYGGGGSPRRPSRGLDNVRGIDHSSLPACGSCCGG, encoded by the exons ATGGCTTATGTTGAGCGAG GTGTTGTGAAATCAAAGCGATCAATATGGCGACTGAGGACCATCATTGATTTCTTCTGGGCAATCATCAATTTTATCGGAGTGTTTTTTTCGACCATGTTCTCG ATGGAAAAGTCAGATGCCTATAGAAAAAGCTCTGGTTCAAGCAAGAAATGGGATGGTGGTCCAGGAGGACCAGGAAGTGGACCGTATGGTGGTGGTGGCAGCCCACGTCGACCATCACGTGGACTAGACAATGTTCGAGGAATTGATCATA GTTCCCTTCCTGCTTGCGGCTCTTGCTGTGGTGGCTAG
- the LOC107951447 gene encoding pathogenesis-related thaumatin-like protein 3.5, translated as MNPLLSPLHFTLLMLSSGPKMYECARVFTIVNYCKETIWPGVTPGDNFNGGGFELKSGQSVVFQAPVGWSGRIWGRTGCKFDKSGTGSCQTADCGNTLKCKASGKTPASLAEFTLSNVDYYDVSLVDGFNLPIAVKPMNGQGNCSSAGCDKDLRQTCPSELAVKGGNGKVIGCRSACDVFNTDEYCCRGTYGNPVICQPTFYSKKFKDACPTAYSYAYDDPTSIFTCSGSDYVVTFCSSRNQTVCSYHDHKLVCNAANGLNPWMGSCWTAMLALLLMINLRIFF; from the exons ATGAATCCTTTACTTTCACCTCTTCATTTCACACTGCTAATGCTTTCATCAG GGCCAAAAATGTATGAATGTGCAAGAGTCTTCACCATAGTAAACTACTGCAAGGAAACAATCTGGCCTGGAGTCACCCCCGGTGACAACTTCAACGGAGGTGGTTTCGAATTAAAATCCGGCCAATCCGTTGTTTTTCAAGCCCCAGTGGGGTGGAGTGGTCGAATATGGGGCCGAACCGGTTGCAAGTTCGACAAAAGCGGAACCGGTTCATGCCAAACAGCCGATTGCGGTAACACCCTTAAGTGCAAAGCCTCGGGGAAAACCCCGGCTTCGCTGGCTGAATTTACGCTTTCTAACGTAGATTACTACGATGTGAGCCTGGTCGACGGATTCAATCTTCCGATTGCTGTTAAACCGATGAATGGGCAAGGCAACTGCAGCAGTGCGGGTTGCGATAAGGACCTGCGGCAAACTTGCCCCTCGGAGTTAGCCGTCAAGGGCGGAAACGGCAAGGTTATTGGTTGCCGAAGCGCCTGCGATGTGTTCAACACCGATGAGTATTGCTGCCGAGGGACTTATGGGAACCCTGTGATATGTCAACCTACGTTTTATTCCAAGAAGTTTAAAGATGCTTGCCCCACTGCATATAGTTACGCATATGATGATCCAACCAGTATTTTCACTTGTTCTGGTTCTGATTATGTTGTCACCTTCTGCTCATCCAG GAATCAAACGGTATGTTCTTACCATGACCACAAGCTTGTGTGCAACGCAGCAAATGGCTTAAATCCATGGATGGGAAGTTGCTGGACTGCAATGCTTGCACTGTTATTAATGATTAATCTGAGGATCTTTTTCTAA